The Coleofasciculus chthonoplastes PCC 7420 genome contains the following window.
ACAATTAGCGATCGCTTACAAATCGTCCTAAAGTATGAACTATTTTCGCCTAACAAAAATGAGGCTTCTCAGGCTAAATGTCGCATCAAGACAGCACGAGGGGCGCGGCGAACCCGGCATTTAATCGTTTCTTTACCTAGGCGCTGATGTGCCTCAAAGCGATGACACCCAGAGAAACCATAATACTCTCCATCAACTTCGAGTACATCAATGGGTTCTTTTAATCCCTCTTCCTGGATGGATTTCATCAATTCCAGTACCTTTTCGGCGTCGTTTTCGCGGGGAAGGGGACGGCGGATTTGCTGTAGCGGAATTTCTCGAACTTCTACCATAGTGCCAAGTAACACCTCTGCTCTTACTATGTTTGCCCCTAAATCATACTCGTTATGAGTTTGACTTGCAACTTGAGGATAAGGGAAGGGATATGGGGCGGGTTTAGTCGTATCTGGGTGAGGAAAGAAACGATAATAGTCAAACCCGCCCCTACACACGCACCAGGCTTTCTTGATTGAAGCGATAAAAGGGTCAAAACATTCCCTGTTCCCCGTTCCCTAACATAAGACAATTATTTTTGAATCCGAGACAGATCCATATTGCCAAAATTGACGAAAAAGGCAACATTAAGATTTTCTAGAGATTGAACCAACCAAAAAATATTATTAATGGTTTGACATTCGTAGTGATTGAACAAAATTGACAATCGCTTTTCTAAATCCGGTTTAACTTTGCTACATAGCAGAATTATTTTCAGCAATAATCCCGTTGTGCGAATTGA
Protein-coding sequences here:
- a CDS encoding sulfiredoxin, translated to MVEVREIPLQQIRRPLPRENDAEKVLELMKSIQEEGLKEPIDVLEVDGEYYGFSGCHRFEAHQRLGKETIKCRVRRAPRAVLMRHLA